CTCGTTTGGCAGGCATCGCCTGTTTTTCTGAAGGTTCTTGTAGGGTGGGTCCGTCCTCGGACCCGCCATCTTCATTTGGTACTGTTCTGATTTGGGTTTGTCCCTGCTCAATGGTACTCTAACGGTCGGGATATATCGGGGTTGGGCCGGTACTGGTATCCAGCTTTACCCAGTCCGTTTGGCGAATGTAGTCTCTTAAGTACTCCACACTACAGTTAAAACCGCGACCAACTAACCATTCAGACAGTCTTTCTGTTGGGTTATACAGGCGAAAGCCATAGTAGTAATAAGCCGCCCCGTCAAGTCGCCGCCACTTGATAGAATCACCCTCGCAAAGCACCTGACCAGCCAACCGCTCCCCTATTCCCTCGCAAAGCAAGTATCTAACTCGCGTCGGATGAACCTCCCGATTTCCCTCGGTTCGAAGATTCTCAGTGACATATTCCTCTGCCTCCCGTTCGGACACATAAGTTTCAGTCACCAATGGCTGTTTAAGCTTAACGTATGCAAAAAACCCTGTATGCGGGGCCAACCCAGCCAGATGATGACCAGCAACAGCACTATTAAAGCTAAGGAATGCCTTACGCCCTTGATAGAATATAGACACTTCAGCCATTTGATGATTTGATCGTGAAACTGGGCCACAACCCCCATTATTGCGGCGATGACGAAGCAAAGCCACCAGGGCATATCGGCACCCGTCACTTTCCCGACCCCTGCGGCTGCAAAGCCTCCAGCAATCGCCAAGCCAATACTCCTGAACTGTTTCGCCATGTCTTATCATATATAAGCATGACCACATTTTCAAGTCTTAAATCTACCACCCTATTCCTCACCTCCTATCCAAATTAGGACAGTACCATTCATTTTGACTGACATCACCTGTCAGTCCGACCAACTACCTTGATTCCATGTCAAAGTTAATTCGTCACTTCTTGCCCGGACAATCCTGTTTCATTACTTCGGTAACCGCTAATCGAGAGCCCTTGCTTGTTCAGCACGCAAGACTGTTAGCGCGGGCGGTGAGAAGGGCAGGAAACAAGGACGATTTCAAGGTTGTTGCATGGGTAGTTCTGCCTGACCATTTTCATCTTATCCTCAATGCGCCGAACGGAGATACTTCGCGTATCATGCAGAGAATGAAGCTCTCCTTTTCAGGTCAATACAAGAGTCGAACAAGAATCGCTGGTTCTGTCTGGCAACCTCAATATTGGGATCATATTATTCGTTCACAGGAAGATATGAATCGCCACATTGATTACATCCATTACAATCCGGTAAAGCACGGGTTGGCAGATTCTCCGAAAGAATATCGGTTGTCATCGTTCAAGAAGTATTGTCGAGAAGGCAAGTGTGATTTGAATTGGAGAGAAATTGGGGACAGTTTTGGGAATCATGAGTATGGTAAGTGACTTGTTACAGTATGTGGCGGGTCCGAAGACGGACCCACCCTACATCGGTACCCCACAGAGCTACCAGCATCGGGCGGGATCCTCCTGTCCTCCATTTTCTCTACAACACTTCCCCTGAATCTTGCCCATGTTCCCTGTGTATGAAACGTTCACAAATAGCAATCACAGATTCAATACCGGAAAACTACAGAAAGCGCACCAGATTCACTACGTTTTCACCGCTTGAAACCACAAGCGAATTTGGTCTATTCGCCCAATGATAAGGAGTTACACAAAAACACAAAATGTGAATAACCAAACAAAGCCATTTGGGAAAAAGAAGACTGGATTCCCGCGTTTGCGAGGGTAACAGGGCGTGGAGAATTGATTGTCGAAACTGAAGACAGTTTCGACCTACTCAACTAAGTGTCAAGCCGACAAGTGGCTTGACCTACAAGACTGGATGCCGGATCAAATCCGGCATGACAAATCTGTGCATGGCACCCGACGGAAGACTTGCGGTAGACGAGGGCGTCTGCCGCCCACTGAACTAAGACTGAATTGGCAGGAGCGCAGGGCTCCTGCCCTACCGAACTTAACGACGGGCAAGCGGCTACTTCTTGACCTCTTTCATCAGGTACTCATGCATCGCACGGGCCGCTTTCCTTCCGGCTCCGGCCGCAAGAATCACAGTGGCGCCGCCAGTCACAATATCACCACCGGCAAACACACCCTTGCGGGAAGTTGCCATCGTGTCATCGTTGACCGTGATATTACCCCACTTGTTACAATCAAGTCCGGGGGTGGTCTGGGGGATCAATGGGTTGGAGCCGTTACCGATAGCCACAACCACAAGGTCGGCTTTAATGATGAAGTTCGATCCTTCGATTGGCACCGGGCGACGACGTCCGGAATCATCCGGCTCGCCAAGTTCCATCCTGAGACATTCCATTTCCTTGACCCGATTCTGGTCATCACCAATGAACTTGAGCGGGTTGCAAAGCATGTGAAACTGTATGCCTTCTTCTTTGGCGTGGTGGATTTCTTCAATTCGAGCCGGCATCTCCGTCTCGCTGCGACGATAGACGATATGGGCATTATCTGCTCCCAATCGTAGACCGGTACGCACAGCATCCATAGCGGTGTTGCCACCACCGAGAACGGCGATGTTCTTGCCCTGGATAATCGGAGTATCGTAGTCGTCAGGATCAAAAGCCCGCATCAGGTTGGATCGCGTAAGGTATTCATTGGCGGAATAGATACCGATGAGGTTCTCGCCTTCAATACCCATGAACCGGGGTAGTCCGGCTCCGGTGCCGACGAAAACGGCATCGTAGCCCATCTCGAACAGCTCGTCAATCGTATCCATCTTGCCGACAACGGTCGAGAGTTGGAAATCAACGCCCATATCGGCCATGAAATCACACTCAGCTTGCACGATAGATTTCGGGAGACGGAACTCCGGGATTCCATAGACAAGCACACCACCCGGTTTGTGCAACGCTTCAAAGATAGTAACGGCGTGCCCCAGTTTGATGAGATCACCGGCAACCGTCAACCCGGCTGGGCCGGAGCCAACAATGGCAACTTTGCGACCAGTAGAGGGAGCGATTTCCGGGAGTTTCACCAGCTTGTTATCGCGCTCGTAGTCGGCCACGTATCGTTCCAGATGACCAATGGCCACCGGTTTGTTATTCTTGCCCGTCACGCAGACAATCTCGCACTGTTCTTCCTGCGGACAGACACGACCGCAGATAGCAGGCAGGCTGTTGGTCTCTTTGATCTTGCGAGCCGCGCCAGCGACGTCCTTAGCAACAATGAGAGTGATGAACCCGGGGATGTCGATCTCTACCGGACAACCAGCAACACACGGCTGCTTGGGACATTCCAGACAGCGCAAGGCCTCCTGGAAAGCTTGTTCGTCAGTGAAACCAAGGGGTACTTCGTCGAAGTTCTTGCAACGAACGGACGGCTCCTGATTGGACATATCCTGACGCGGGAGCTTCATCCGCTCCTTGACCTTGAGCTTATTCGGTCCCTGAGGTTTCTTCTTCTTTTTCTTCTTCTTTTTCTTCTCTTCGTCGCTCATCGTTGCGGCACCTTCCTACTCCGTCCCGGACTGCTCATCGGGGTACTTAAATTTCCGGACCGATTCGGCCAAATTACACCCGGGGTCACCCAGAAGGTGCTTCATAGCCTTGCGCTCCTGTTGGCGATAGGCACCCAAACGCGCCGTAAGCAAATCAAAATCGACCAGATGACCATCAAAATCGGGGCCATCCACGCAGGCAAACTTGGTTTCATCTCCAATTTGCACTCGGCAGCCACCGCACATTCCGGTACCGTCGATCATCAGGGGATTAAGTGAAACCCAGGTCGGTACCTTGTATTTTCTGGTCAGGTTGCTGAGAAACTTCATCATCGGTACCGGCCCCACGGTCATAATCATACCGATAGAAACGCCATCGTCGAGGAGTTTCTTAAGCGGATCGGTTACAAAGCCATGATGACCGTACGAACCGTCGTCGGTACAAACGTGAAGCTCATCAGCCACAGACTTATGCTCTTCTTCATAGAATAAGAGGTCTTTCGATCTGGCTCCGATGATAGTGATAACCTTGTTACCGGCCTCTTTGTAGGCCTGGGCAATCGGATAGATCGGAGCGATCCCGATACCACCACCCACCACTATAGCGGTGCCCCATTTCTCCACATGGGATGGAAGTCCCAGCGGACCAACACAATCGGAGATTTCCTCGCCGACTTTGACGGTTGTCATCAGAGCTGAAGTCTTTCCGACCACCTGGTACACTATGGTCAGAAGCCCCTTGTCCCTGTCAAGCCCGGCAATGGACATGGGAACTCGCTCACCATGCTCGTTGACGCGCAGGATAACAAACTGCCCGGCTTTAGCTTTGGAAACCAACCGGGGAGTTTCCACCACCATCTTCCATATCATTGGCCCGATCTGTCTATTGTCTACTACCTTCGGCATCATTCCTCCAAGCTGTCAAGTCAGGCAATTATAGCGTCCACTTCCCCAAAATCAAGAGCTTTCTTAGCCATTTCAGCCTATTCTCACCGGTTTGGCAGTTGATCTGATCAAGCCGGAATCGGGTACAAAGAATAATGGAGAAGTGACCATTAACACCCGAAATTCGTAAGAACCACAGAAACTCCTCTTGAGTTTCTGTGAGGTCCGACATATATTCTCGGGCTGATATTTTGTTGATAGATTGGATTCCTGAAGTGGAGGTGAGCTATGGCTGATGTCAAAACTAAGAACAACCCAGTGATCGGTTTCTCCGGACTGCCGGACGAGACTATCCTGAACTACGAAAGTACATTCGGCGCTCACCACTATAGTAGACAGCAACTGGTGGTGCGCAAAGCCGAGGGAATCTGGCTGTACGACCAGAATGGAAAGAAGTACCTGGACTGCCTGGCAGCCTATTCGGCCGCCAACCAGGGGCACCATCACCCGAGAATCGTCAAAGCCCTGGTCAATGCCCTGCAGGGAAGTTTCGGTTCCGTGATCTCCAATGTTGTATTTACCGATTCTCTGGCCATGTTTCTCAACAAACTGGCCACACTGGTTCCGCAAATGGGGACTCGTTTCGGCGATAACGGCAACAAAGTTCTGCCCAAGTGTGGAGGTGTTGAGTCGGTGGAAACGGCGATCAAAATGGCCCGGTTCTACGGTTTCAAGAGCAAAGGCATTCCCGACGGCAAGCAGGAGATTATTGTCTTTAACAACAATTTCCATGGCCGGATGATTACGGTGATTTCTTTCTCATCGTCTCAGAAATACAAAGAAGGTTTTGGTCCGATGACACCCGGCTTCAAACTCGTCGACTACGGCGATCTTGACGCCGTTGAAAAGGCCGTAAACAAAAACACCTGTGGTATCCTGGTGGAGCCGATGCAAGGCGAAGGGGGCATGTATCGTCCCCCGGAGGGATTCCTCAAAGGTCTCAGAGACATCGCCGACAAGAACGACCTGCTGTTACTTTTCGACGAGATTCAGGTTGGCCTGGGACGAACAGGTAAAATGTTCTGTTTTGAGCATGAGAATGTCGTTCCCGACGGCATCGTGCTGGGCAAGGCCCTCTCTGGCGGATTGGTACCGCTGTCAAGCTTTGTCACCAACTCAAAATTGATGGACATGGCCTTCCAACCCGGACGTGACGGATCAACCTATGGCGGCTATCCGTTGGCCTGTGTGGCCGGTATCGAAGCACTAGATGTCATCATTGACGAGAAGCTGGTCGAAAACTCGGCCACCGTCGGTAATTATCTGGCTGACAAAATCCGCGACATAGCCTCGCGTTCATCGCGCGTCAAGGAAGTCCGTAACCGCGGCCTGTTTATCGGCGTCGAAGTCAATGATGGCGACGCGATGACTTATTGCCGGAAGATGCTGGACCTGGGCTTGATGGCTAATGACAGTCACGGTCATACGATCCGCATTAGCCCGCCACTGACACTGACCAAACCGGATGCTGACTATATCGTCGAACGGTTGGAGTCGGTTCTGGTAGATAAGTAGACGAATATCCGAGGATTATTACAAGGGTGATCGGCAACGGTCACCCTTTTTCTGTGGGCAGCACTGCTGCTCTCTTTTGGCTAACGGATCCAATATAGATGGCCGTGAGCGTTACAACGGCCCCAACAATCTGTAGCAAACCCAGCCGCTCACCAAAAAACATATAACCCCAGACAGTCGCCAGTACCGGTTGCAACAGCAAGGCCAACCCACCACGCGAGGCGGCGACTCGTGGCAAAGATCTTGATATCGTCCACCAACCGAGTGCCTGAACGACCAACGCCAATCCCGCCACGTAAAGAAACGACCGCGGACCGGGCGGAAGCATGGTTTCATTGGCATCGACGCCGGCAGCTATTCCAAGGAACAACGCAGAAAAAAGTGATGTCCAGGCTATCATTGCCGTGTAATTGACGCGTCCCTTTTGCCCGGTAGACCTGCGCACAACTTCTTCGCGAGCATGTCCCGCCAGTTTCAGCACAATCAGGTAATGTGCATACGCCACGCCGGTCAGCAGGCCCAAAACTACTCCCCGGATATAGATCGAAGAGAACTCGACATCACTACCGATTCCGATCAAGAGTACAACACCACCGATCGCTGAAAGAACGGCAATTGCAAAACGACGACCCAGGCGTTCCTTGAATACAAAGAAACCAAGCACGGCCGTCGCAAGGACTTGTGTGTTGGCCAGAATCGTGGCCATACCCGCTCCGCAATAAAGAATCGACTTGTGCCAGAAGTACAGATCAAGAAAGAACAAGAAGCCAGCCGCTATGGTCCAGCGCATAACCGACCACGGCATGAGAATCCGTTGTCGAGTGGCGGCGGTGGCAGCGAAGAGGATGACCGCCCCCAGCATTGTGCGCCAAAAACCGATAGCCGTGGGCCCCATCCCCAGAGGTTCAATCAGCTTCACGAAGATGGCGGCAAAACTAACACATGTAGCCCCGAAAAACAAGGCACCCAGAGCGCGTAGTTCCGATTGTTGAGGAATTGTATTCACAGAGTAATGATAGCTGTTTAGGGCGTCAAAGCAAAGAAACAGGATCGTATTTGAGTTGACTTTCGTCGTATAGTAAGTGATACTTCACTATGCGAACTAAGATGACCCTCATAGCGATTGTCTGGTTGCTCCTCTCCTTCTGTGTTATCTCTATCTATGCAACCGAAGACACCCTGCAGGTGGACACACTGGGTGTGGATACGCTGGACGTTGACTCTATTGCCAGTATCTATGAAGCACTGGTATACACAATGACCATCAACGGAGCGATAGGTACCGTGACCAATGACCGGATCATACTGGCTATTGAAGAAGCCGAAGACAACGATGCCGAATTGCTGGTCATTTTCCTTGATACGCCCGGAGGATTCACCAAACCGACCTGGTCGATCTGCAAGAGCATCCTCAACGCCCATGTTCCGGTCTGTATGTATATCGCTCCCTCGGGTGCGCGAGCCGGTTCGGCCGGGGTATACATGACGTACGCTTCCCACTTCGCCGCTATGGCCCCTTCGACCAACATCGGCGCGGCCCATCCCGTGGCGGGCGGGGGTGAGGAAGTTGACTCGTTGATGAATGAGAAGATCACCAACGATGCTGTGGCTCAAATCAAAGCCGCTGCCGAAGAACGCGGACGCAACGCCGAGTGGGCCGAGAACGCCGTCCGCGAGTCGGTATCGATCACTGATCGCGAAGCTCTTGAACTCAACGTCATCGAATTTCGGGCCGAGAATCTCGACCATCTCCTGGGACAGATCCATGGCCGTACGATAGACCTGCCGCGTGGTGCAAGAACGGTGAACTTGACCACACCTAGGATTATCACACTGGAGATTTCGCTGGTGCACAGGATTCTCCAGGTCATCACCCAGCCGGACATCGCCTTCATTCTATTTTCGATTGGTAGTTTGGGCATCATGCTTGAGCTATACAACCCCGGATCATATCTCCCCGGCGTAGTGGGTGCTATCTGCCTGATCCTGGCCTTCTATGCCTTTCAGGCTCTGCCGATTAACTACGCCGGACTGGCGCTGATTGTTCTGGCTATCATATTATTCATTGCCGAAATCAAAGTGGTAAGTCATGGAATTCTCACAATCGGGGGCGTGATCTCTCTCTTTTTTGGAGGGCTTATGTTGATTGATACGGTTGACCCTACGCTACAAATATCACGATCCATACTAACTACGATCGTTCTCCTTGTAGGTGCTGCCGCCGCAGGAGGCGCTTATCTGGTGATCAAAGCTTCTCAACGACAACCCTCCACTGGCAAACAGGGAATGATTGGCAAAACGGCTGAGATTCGAGCCAATGGAATGGCCTACGTCGACGGCGCCTTATGGAAGATTAAATCAACCGATGTTTTGACCGAGGGTGACTTCGTTGAGATAGTCGGCATGGATAAACTGACCCTAATAGTGAAGAAAACAGACGTGTAAATTGTGGAGGGAATGATTATGCAGATAGCACCTATTTTCTTAGTAGCGTTCTTTGGGCTGATACTCTTGTTCAACATGATCAAGATTCTCAAGGAGTACGAACGCGGCGTGATTTTTCGACTGGGGCGGTTGATCGGTACCAAGGGACCAGGACTGATTATTCTCATACCGATCATCGATAAGATGGTGCGAGTAGACCTGCGCGTGATAACCTACGATGTACCTTCGCAGGATGTTATCACCAAAGACAACGTTTCGGTCAAAGTCAACGCTGTGCTCTATTTCCAGGTTGTGGAATCAAACAAGGCAATTGTTCAGGTCGCCAATTTCTTTGAAGCTACATCCCAGATTGCGCAGACCACATTGCGGTCAGTGCTCGGTCAGGTGGAACTCGATGATCTTTTAACCAATAGGGACAAGATCAATTCCGAATTGCAGCAGATAATCGATGAGCAAACAGAACCGTGGGGTGTGAAGGTCAGTGTTGTCGAGGTCAAGAATGTCGATCTACCTCTTGAAATGCAACGCGCTATGGCCAAACAGGCCGAGGCCGAGCGTGAACGCCGCGCCAAGATTATCCACGCCACTGGAGAGTTCCAGGCCTCTTCGAAGCTGGCTGAAGCAGCCACGGTTATCGCCTCAGCACCCAATGCGATGCAGCTTCGATTCCTCCAGACTCTGACGGAAGTTGCCGCCGAGAAAAACTCAACTCTCGTGTTCCCGATTCCGATCAATCTTCTGGAGGCGATTCAGGTTTACGTGGACAAGAACAAGCCAAGCGAGTAGGGC
This region of Candidatus Zixiibacteriota bacterium genomic DNA includes:
- the gltA gene encoding NADPH-dependent glutamate synthase encodes the protein MSDEEKKKKKKKKKKPQGPNKLKVKERMKLPRQDMSNQEPSVRCKNFDEVPLGFTDEQAFQEALRCLECPKQPCVAGCPVEIDIPGFITLIVAKDVAGAARKIKETNSLPAICGRVCPQEEQCEIVCVTGKNNKPVAIGHLERYVADYERDNKLVKLPEIAPSTGRKVAIVGSGPAGLTVAGDLIKLGHAVTIFEALHKPGGVLVYGIPEFRLPKSIVQAECDFMADMGVDFQLSTVVGKMDTIDELFEMGYDAVFVGTGAGLPRFMGIEGENLIGIYSANEYLTRSNLMRAFDPDDYDTPIIQGKNIAVLGGGNTAMDAVRTGLRLGADNAHIVYRRSETEMPARIEEIHHAKEEGIQFHMLCNPLKFIGDDQNRVKEMECLRMELGEPDDSGRRRPVPIEGSNFIIKADLVVVAIGNGSNPLIPQTTPGLDCNKWGNITVNDDTMATSRKGVFAGGDIVTGGATVILAAGAGRKAARAMHEYLMKEVKK
- a CDS encoding sulfide/dihydroorotate dehydrogenase-like FAD/NAD-binding protein — encoded protein: MPKVVDNRQIGPMIWKMVVETPRLVSKAKAGQFVILRVNEHGERVPMSIAGLDRDKGLLTIVYQVVGKTSALMTTVKVGEEISDCVGPLGLPSHVEKWGTAIVVGGGIGIAPIYPIAQAYKEAGNKVITIIGARSKDLLFYEEEHKSVADELHVCTDDGSYGHHGFVTDPLKKLLDDGVSIGMIMTVGPVPMMKFLSNLTRKYKVPTWVSLNPLMIDGTGMCGGCRVQIGDETKFACVDGPDFDGHLVDFDLLTARLGAYRQQERKAMKHLLGDPGCNLAESVRKFKYPDEQSGTE
- a CDS encoding DMT family transporter — protein: MNTIPQQSELRALGALFFGATCVSFAAIFVKLIEPLGMGPTAIGFWRTMLGAVILFAATAATRQRILMPWSVMRWTIAAGFLFFLDLYFWHKSILYCGAGMATILANTQVLATAVLGFFVFKERLGRRFAIAVLSAIGGVVLLIGIGSDVEFSSIYIRGVVLGLLTGVAYAHYLIVLKLAGHAREEVVRRSTGQKGRVNYTAMIAWTSLFSALFLGIAAGVDANETMLPPGPRSFLYVAGLALVVQALGWWTISRSLPRVAASRGGLALLLQPVLATVWGYMFFGERLGLLQIVGAVVTLTAIYIGSVSQKRAAVLPTEKG
- a CDS encoding transposase, whose product is MSKLIRHFLPGQSCFITSVTANREPLLVQHARLLARAVRRAGNKDDFKVVAWVVLPDHFHLILNAPNGDTSRIMQRMKLSFSGQYKSRTRIAGSVWQPQYWDHIIRSQEDMNRHIDYIHYNPVKHGLADSPKEYRLSSFKKYCREGKCDLNWREIGDSFGNHEYGK
- a CDS encoding slipin family protein — protein: MQIAPIFLVAFFGLILLFNMIKILKEYERGVIFRLGRLIGTKGPGLIILIPIIDKMVRVDLRVITYDVPSQDVITKDNVSVKVNAVLYFQVVESNKAIVQVANFFEATSQIAQTTLRSVLGQVELDDLLTNRDKINSELQQIIDEQTEPWGVKVSVVEVKNVDLPLEMQRAMAKQAEAERERRAKIIHATGEFQASSKLAEAATVIASAPNAMQLRFLQTLTEVAAEKNSTLVFPIPINLLEAIQVYVDKNKPSE
- a CDS encoding nodulation protein NfeD produces the protein MRTKMTLIAIVWLLLSFCVISIYATEDTLQVDTLGVDTLDVDSIASIYEALVYTMTINGAIGTVTNDRIILAIEEAEDNDAELLVIFLDTPGGFTKPTWSICKSILNAHVPVCMYIAPSGARAGSAGVYMTYASHFAAMAPSTNIGAAHPVAGGGEEVDSLMNEKITNDAVAQIKAAAEERGRNAEWAENAVRESVSITDREALELNVIEFRAENLDHLLGQIHGRTIDLPRGARTVNLTTPRIITLEISLVHRILQVITQPDIAFILFSIGSLGIMLELYNPGSYLPGVVGAICLILAFYAFQALPINYAGLALIVLAIILFIAEIKVVSHGILTIGGVISLFFGGLMLIDTVDPTLQISRSILTTIVLLVGAAAAGGAYLVIKASQRQPSTGKQGMIGKTAEIRANGMAYVDGALWKIKSTDVLTEGDFVEIVGMDKLTLIVKKTDV
- the rocD gene encoding ornithine--oxo-acid transaminase, encoding MADVKTKNNPVIGFSGLPDETILNYESTFGAHHYSRQQLVVRKAEGIWLYDQNGKKYLDCLAAYSAANQGHHHPRIVKALVNALQGSFGSVISNVVFTDSLAMFLNKLATLVPQMGTRFGDNGNKVLPKCGGVESVETAIKMARFYGFKSKGIPDGKQEIIVFNNNFHGRMITVISFSSSQKYKEGFGPMTPGFKLVDYGDLDAVEKAVNKNTCGILVEPMQGEGGMYRPPEGFLKGLRDIADKNDLLLLFDEIQVGLGRTGKMFCFEHENVVPDGIVLGKALSGGLVPLSSFVTNSKLMDMAFQPGRDGSTYGGYPLACVAGIEALDVIIDEKLVENSATVGNYLADKIRDIASRSSRVKEVRNRGLFIGVEVNDGDAMTYCRKMLDLGLMANDSHGHTIRISPPLTLTKPDADYIVERLESVLVDK